In Panacibacter ginsenosidivorans, the following proteins share a genomic window:
- a CDS encoding Na+/H+ antiporter NhaC family protein, whose product MDYGALALIPPLVVIVLAILLRASFEALLIGCITGFIIISVHDNSNFFTDFIATFYKVMEDESTVWVILVCGLYGSLIGLMVRSGGAMKFGEDMLRLIKSKRAALFGTWFLGLFIFLDDYLSALTVGITMKKITDHFKIPREYLAYIVNTTAPPWCVIVPLSTWTLFIGSVLEKCNFATTGQGNHVYLSVVPFVMYGWISVLLIPLVILGVIPVFGRMKKAQVRAELTGETIPGKSKMTSLKMEHFETEKKPSALFFILPLAVTLIATFALNYDALKGVMIGVAFTFIYYLFIKLGTFQQISETVFTGFNSMVYALALVVISYILKEVGDKMGLTQYVINGVKPMVSKELLPFLIFVSISLITYTTGSSWGVYAVVIPIVIPLAQSIGSNVLMSIGAVISAGVFGANACLYSDATILTSQSTELNNLDHSLSQLPYALLAFVLTALSYVGLGYLM is encoded by the coding sequence ATGGATTACGGCGCACTTGCACTTATACCTCCGCTTGTTGTAATTGTACTTGCAATTTTATTGCGTGCTTCATTTGAAGCATTATTGATTGGTTGCATTACCGGTTTCATCATTATTTCTGTACATGACAACAGTAATTTTTTTACAGATTTTATTGCAACATTTTACAAGGTGATGGAGGATGAAAGTACCGTATGGGTAATACTTGTCTGTGGTTTGTATGGATCACTGATTGGTTTAATGGTGCGCAGTGGCGGTGCTATGAAGTTTGGTGAAGATATGCTGCGGTTAATAAAGTCAAAACGTGCTGCGCTTTTTGGCACATGGTTTTTGGGACTCTTTATTTTCCTGGATGATTACCTGAGTGCCTTAACAGTTGGTATTACCATGAAAAAAATTACAGATCATTTTAAAATACCACGCGAATATCTTGCTTACATTGTAAACACAACAGCTCCTCCATGGTGTGTTATTGTTCCGCTGTCTACATGGACTTTGTTTATCGGTTCGGTTTTGGAAAAATGCAATTTCGCAACAACAGGCCAGGGAAATCATGTATATCTTTCTGTTGTTCCATTTGTAATGTATGGCTGGATTTCTGTGTTACTTATTCCGCTTGTAATACTTGGTGTTATTCCTGTTTTCGGAAGAATGAAAAAAGCACAGGTTCGCGCTGAACTTACAGGTGAAACAATTCCTGGTAAAAGCAAAATGACCTCTTTAAAAATGGAACATTTTGAAACAGAGAAAAAACCAAGTGCTCTTTTTTTTATCCTTCCATTGGCAGTTACACTTATTGCAACATTTGCACTAAACTATGATGCACTAAAAGGGGTGATGATAGGCGTAGCTTTTACATTTATTTATTACCTCTTTATAAAACTTGGCACCTTTCAGCAGATAAGTGAAACGGTTTTTACAGGATTCAACAGTATGGTATATGCACTGGCACTTGTTGTGATCAGTTATATTTTAAAAGAAGTGGGTGATAAAATGGGACTTACGCAATATGTTATCAATGGTGTAAAACCCATGGTTAGTAAAGAATTACTTCCTTTTCTAATTTTCGTATCTATTTCATTGATCACTTATACAACAGGCTCGTCGTGGGGTGTATATGCAGTGGTGATACCGATTGTTATACCATTGGCGCAATCAATAGGATCGAATGTTTTGATGAGCATTGGCGCAGTGATAAGTGCAGGTGTATTTGGGGCAAATGCTTGCCTGTACAGCGATGCAACCATTCTTACTTCACAAAGTACAGAGCTGAATAATCTTGATCATTCATTGTCCCAGTTGCCTTATGCATTGCTTGCTTTTGTATTAACAGCATTGTCGTATGTTGGATTAGGATATTTGATGTAA
- a CDS encoding GNAT family N-acetyltransferase has product MQQEHAEQLEALQRIVFPNLAEEELLHADQYKKHVELFPEGQFVALDGDKVIAATSSIRYHFNLNDNEHHTFFEIMGGGWFTTHEPNGEWLYGMDVSVHPDYRSKGIARALYRARQYTCKQLGLKGQMTVGMLNGYAAVSDQMNIDEYYKKVKNHELFDPTVSVQEKVGFEIVGLMKDYLNDPTCGNAGAVIVLDAGKAI; this is encoded by the coding sequence ATGCAACAGGAACACGCAGAGCAATTAGAAGCATTGCAAAGAATTGTATTTCCCAATCTTGCAGAAGAAGAATTATTGCATGCAGATCAATATAAGAAGCACGTTGAATTATTTCCGGAAGGACAGTTTGTTGCATTGGATGGTGATAAAGTAATTGCCGCAACCAGTTCTATCCGTTATCATTTTAATTTAAATGATAATGAGCATCATACTTTTTTTGAGATCATGGGTGGTGGCTGGTTCACCACACACGAACCCAACGGTGAATGGTTGTATGGAATGGATGTAAGCGTACATCCTGACTATAGAAGTAAAGGAATTGCAAGAGCATTATACAGGGCAAGACAATACACCTGTAAACAACTTGGATTAAAAGGTCAGATGACTGTCGGTATGCTCAACGGTTATGCTGCTGTTAGTGATCAGATGAATATCGATGAATATTATAAGAAGGTAAAGAATCATGAACTTTTTGACCCCACTGTTTCTGTACAGGAAAAAGTAGGCTTTGAAATAGTTGGATTAATGAAAGATTATTTAAATGATCCAACCTGTGGAAATGCAGGTGCAGTAATAGTTTTAGACGCAGGAAAGGCAATTTGA